Below is a genomic region from Paenibacillus rhizovicinus.
AGTGCGTGGAAATGCCTTTGACGATGAAGACGTTGATGGGAAAGGTGCGATCGGGAATGGGCGTGTTTTCTTTGAGCGGACTGACTGTCATCGGGCGTACCTCCTCGGCGCAAGCATACGATTTTACGATCAAGATCACGAGTAATAGCGTTGTTACCGTTTTAATTGAATGAAGAAACGTAAGATTGTACGAATATATCACAATTTCGATGCTAGTCTCAACGTGAATCTTTCAGTACGATTAATGCAGTTCCATATTGCGCTGAAAGGTGATGAATTTGCAATCATGAAAAACATTCGTATCGGTACGCTCGTTGGCGGCGGCACGGCAGATAAAGTCATTCCTCAACTCATTCCGCACGGCTTCGAGTCGTTCGCATTAACGTTCTGGCAGTCGACCGGGGGAGCGGACCTCTATGAGCTGGCCAAGCGGGTCAGGGATCAAATCGAGGGACACGACATCGCCATATCGGCGATCGGCGTATTCGGCAACCCGCTTACGGGGGCAGGCGATAATGCGGATACATTGGCGAGCTGGGAGCGTTTGATCGACGCGGCGGAAGCATTCGGCACGAATCTCGTCAACGGGTTCACGGGCCGCATGCCGGGAAGCATCGACGAGTCCATGACGCGTTATGCGGAAGTGTTCGGCGAGCTCGCCAAACGCGCGGAAGCGCGCGGCGTGCGCCTCGCGTTCGAGAACTGCGACATGGGCGGCACGTGGAAAGGCGGAGAGTGGAACATCGCGCATAATCCGACGGCGTGGGAAATGATGTTCAATGCGCTGCCTGCCGACAACATC
It encodes:
- a CDS encoding sugar phosphate isomerase/epimerase family protein codes for the protein MKNIRIGTLVGGGTADKVIPQLIPHGFESFALTFWQSTGGADLYELAKRVRDQIEGHDIAISAIGVFGNPLTGAGDNADTLASWERLIDAAEAFGTNLVNGFTGRMPGSIDESMTRYAEVFGELAKRAEARGVRLAFENCDMGGTWKGGEWNIAHNPTAWEMMFNALPADNIGLQWEPCHQMVSLIDPIPQLRKWASTGKIFNVHGKDATIAWDVVKEYGIHGPREFVWHRTPGFGDTNWTDIISILRQAGYTGSIDIEGWHDPVYKDELEMTGQVHGLNYLKRCRGGDFVPNPIV